Genomic segment of Deinococcota bacterium:
CGACAGGAGCAAAAGAAACGAGCTGCTCATCAAGCTGCTGGGGCTCGACCGGGTAAAGGCGATGCAGAAGGAAGCGGGCCAGCGCGCCCGCGACGCCGAGGCCGAGCAAAAGGGCATCTCGGAGCGCCTCGCCCAGGACTACGGGGGGGCGACGCAGGAACGGCTGCGGGCGCTCAAGGACGAGCTGGCCGCGCTGGCAACGCGTCGGGGCGAGCTCGAGCGCGGCCGCCGGGCGCTGGCCGAAGAACTCGCCGGTCTCGAGGAGCTCAAAGTCCTGGTGTCGGAGCGGGCCAAGGTGGAGCGGCAGCTCGAGGCGCTGACCAGCCAAGAGGATGCCTACCGCGGTGACAAAGGGGCGCTCGAGCAAGCGCAGCGGGCCGAGCTTATCCTGCCGCAACTCGAGCGGACGGAGGGGCAGCGAAACAAGCTGGCTCGCTACAGAGGGGAGTGGGCCGAGCACGAGAGGGCGCTGGAGCTGGCGGGCAAGGAGGCCGCCGCGGCCGGGGCGGCCTTGGCGCAGGCCCAGACGGATGCGGAGGCGCTGCCGCGGATTGCGGCGCAGCTCGAGGCGCTGGCCGCGCTGAAGCCGCGCCTGGCGCAGCTCGGGGCGCGCGGCGGGACGCTGGAGCTGGCGGACCGCGCCAAGCCCGGCGTCGTCTACAGCGATGAGAGCTGGGACAGCCTGCAGACGTTCAAGGCGCAGCTCCCGGCGCTCGAGAGCGCCCAGCGCGAGCGCCGGGAGGCGGAGCAGGCCCTCGCCGAAGCGGAGCGGGCGGCCGCCGCGGCGCGAGAGGCGCTGAGGGGCATGCGCGAGACGCTCGAGAGGCTGACCGCCCGGGGGCTCGAGGTCAAGCCGGCTTTCGAGAGGCTCGAGGCGGATCACGAGCGGGCGGTGGTGAGCGACCGGGCGGCGGCCTTGCGCCCACACCTCCGTGTCGGCGAGGCCTGTCCCGTGTGCGAGCAGGCGGTGACCGCTCTGCCGCCACCGCGCGCCAGCCGGCTCGAGGAGCTCAAGCGGCGGCGGGACGAGGCGCAGCGGCTGCTCGAAGGGCTGCGCGACGAGTGCCGAACGGTCCAGGCGCAGCTGAGGGCGCAGGAGAGCCGTGTGGCTGACGCGGTGGGACAGGAGGAGCGCCTGAACGAGCAGGTAGCGCGGCGCTGCCGGGAGACGGGCGAACTCGAGGCCGCTTTTGCCCGCTTCAAGACGAGCGACGTGCGGCGGATCAAGGAGCGTCTCGAGGAGGGCCGGCTTCACCTCCTCGCCAGCCTGGCCCAGGGGATTCGGCGCGAGGCGCAGGGGCTCGACTTGGGGCGGGCGCCAGGCGAACTCGCCGCCACCCGAAGACGCTTGGAGGAAGCGCTAAAAGTCGCGCGCGAGCGGCAGGGACGGGCCCAGGCGGCGTTGCAGGGGCTCGAGTCGGGGGCGGCCTTGCGGGCGCGACAGGTGGCGGAGGCGGAAGAGGAGCTCGAGGAGGCCGGGGCGGTCCTCGCGTCGGCGCTGGCGCGGGCGGGTTTTGCCGCGCCCGCGGCCCTGCGCCAAGCCGTCCGCAAGGAGGGTGAGCAGCGCGCGCTCAAGGGCCGCATCGCGGCCCATGAGACGGCGCGGCAGCTCGCCGAGCGCAAGGCGGTCGAGCTCGAGGCCAAACTGGCTGGCCGAAGCCTCGACGAGGCGCGCTACGAGAGCCTGGCGGGGCAGAAGGCGGCGCTCGAAGAGGAGCAGGAGGCGCTGCAGCGCCGCTCCGGCGCCGCCGAGGGCGAGGCAATGCGGGTGCAGGCGCAGATCGAGCGGGCGCGCGAGTTGCGCGCCCGGGCCAGAGGCCTGGTGGAGGTCTACGATACCTACCGCCAGCTCAGCCTCGACTTGCAGGGCAACCGCTTTCCTGCCTACCTGCTCTTGCGGGTGCAGAGCAAGCTGGCCCTGCGCGCCTCGCGGATCATCGGTGAGGTGACCGAGGGGCGCTACGACCTGCGCTACAGGGACGACGACTACTTCATCCGCGACGCCTGGCACAGCGGCGAGTTCCGCAGCGCCAAGACCCTCTCGGGCGGCGAGACCTTTATCGCCAGCCTGGCCCTGGCGCTGGCCCTCTCCGACACCGTCGCCGCCAATACCTCGCTGGGCGCGCTCTTTCTCGATGAGGGCTTCGGCACCCTGGACAGCGAAACGCTCGAGGCCGTCGCGCGGGTGCTCGAATCCTTGACGCGGCAGGGCCGCCTGGTGGGCATCATCACCCACGTCACCTCGCTTAGCGAGCGCCTGCCCGCCCGCTTGCGGGTGCGCAAGGGCATGGAGGGCTCGAGCGTGAGCTGGGACTAGGCGAGGATGCGGGTATCGGGGCCCCGGGCGTCTAGTCCGCGGCGGTCTCGAGCCTCTGCGCGGGCTCTACGCGCACCGCCATGTTGCCGAAGGTGCTGCCGCCGCCCAAGTCGGTGAGGCGCTCGCTGGTCAGGTCGTTCAAGGACTTGCCGTCGGGTGCCAGTTTGGGCCACCACTGGCCGAGGGCGATGAGACAGCCCTCGTAGGTGTCCGCGGAGACGATTACCTTGCGCAGGATGCTGCCGCGCGCACTGGTTAACCGGCAGCGCTCGCCGTGCTGGACGCCCGCCCTGGCCGCGTCCCGAGGGTGGACGAGGACCTGCGGCTCGCCCCCGGCGGCCTTCAGCAGCGCCTCGATATTGCCCATGCTGGTGTTCAAGAGGTGTGAGCCCGGCGGGGTGATCATGCGCAGGGGATAGTGTTCGGACAGCCTCTCCTCGAAGTCGAGCTGGCGTGGCGGCGGTGAGAAGCGAATCTTGCCGTCGGGGTAATGGCTGCCGCTTGCGTAGGGCCGGAAATCCTCGGGGAGCGCGAGTTTAAGGCTGCGCGCCTCCCGCAGGCGCTCGAAGGAGAGGCCCGTAAGCCAGGGGTGGTCGCTGTCCAGGAGGTCGCGGGCGACCTCCTCCGCATGCCAGTAGAGGGCCTCGTCCTCGAGCCCTAGACGCTTCGCCAACTCCCGGAAGACCCAGCTGTTTGGCTTCGCCTCCGCCAGCGGCGCGACCACCGGCTCGGCCCACTGGAGGTGGTAGTGGCCGTAGGCGGTGTAGAGGTCGGGGTGCTCCAAAAAGGTGGTGGCGGGCAGCAGGTAGTCGGCGTAGTCGGCGGTGTCGGTCTGAAAGTGCTCGAGCACCACCGTGAAGAGGTCCTCGCGCGCTAGGCCCGCCCGGACGCGGCTCGAGTCGGGCGCCACCGCCGCAGGGTTCGAGTTGAAGACGACGAGCGCCTTGACGGGGTTTTCCGTGAGCTCGAGCGCCGAGGCCAACTTGTTCTGGTTGAGGTGCCTGACGCCCGGCCTGAGCAGGTGCGCGCCCGCGTAACGTCTGGTGTTGAGCGCGAACGCGCCGCTCGTGGAGAGCGCGCCGCCGCCGCCCCGGTGCCGCCAGGCGCCCGTCAGGGCGGGCAGGAGGGTGATGGCGCGAGTGGCGTTGCCGCCGCCTTCGTTGCGGCTCATGCCGTAGCCGATGCGGATATAGCCCGCGCCCGCCTTGGCGAAGTCTCTGGCGGCGCGGACGATGCTATCGGCGGGAACGCCGCAGAAGGCGCCGGCGCGTTCAGGCGGCCACTCGGCGCAGGCCCGGCGATAGGCGGTCAGGTCGTTGGCGGTTCTCCCCAAGTAGGCCTTGTCCTCCAGGCCCTCCGAAAGAATCACATGGCCCATCGAGAGGGCCAGGGCCGCGTCCGTTCCCACCCGCACAGGCCAGTGCTCGTCGGCGAACCGGCTCGTCTCGTTGCGGTAGGGGTCGATGTGGAGGATGTGCGCGCCGCCGCGGCGGGCGGCCTTCAGTTGCGGTGTCAGGTGGACGTTCGAGCGCAAGGAGTTGATGCCCCAGAGGATGACGTACTCTGCATGGGGCAGGTCCTCGGGGTCGGTCGCGAGCATGCCGGGGCCGTAGTTGACCT
This window contains:
- a CDS encoding SMC family ATPase, which codes for MSFDDLSLFAIEGPTGAGKSTLLDAMIYALYGQTPRLGGKGLDVLLSPGLGQMYVNFEFEVAGGQAYRVARLLERKGKKLESQVRVAKLVGKDWKQLPESDKIKEAKDKLESIVGLDYEGFTRAVMLPQGAFDEFLRGDRSKRNELLIKLLGLDRVKAMQKEAGQRARDAEAEQKGISERLAQDYGGATQERLRALKDELAALATRRGELERGRRALAEELAGLEELKVLVSERAKVERQLEALTSQEDAYRGDKGALEQAQRAELILPQLERTEGQRNKLARYRGEWAEHERALELAGKEAAAAGAALAQAQTDAEALPRIAAQLEALAALKPRLAQLGARGGTLELADRAKPGVVYSDESWDSLQTFKAQLPALESAQRERREAEQALAEAERAAAAAREALRGMRETLERLTARGLEVKPAFERLEADHERAVVSDRAAALRPHLRVGEACPVCEQAVTALPPPRASRLEELKRRRDEAQRLLEGLRDECRTVQAQLRAQESRVADAVGQEERLNEQVARRCRETGELEAAFARFKTSDVRRIKERLEEGRLHLLASLAQGIRREAQGLDLGRAPGELAATRRRLEEALKVARERQGRAQAALQGLESGAALRARQVAEAEEELEEAGAVLASALARAGFAAPAALRQAVRKEGEQRALKGRIAAHETARQLAERKAVELEAKLAGRSLDEARYESLAGQKAALEEEQEALQRRSGAAEGEAMRVQAQIERARELRARARGLVEVYDTYRQLSLDLQGNRFPAYLLLRVQSKLALRASRIIGEVTEGRYDLRYRDDDYFIRDAWHSGEFRSAKTLSGGETFIASLALALALSDTVAANTSLGALFLDEGFGTLDSETLEAVARVLESLTRQGRLVGIITHVTSLSERLPARLRVRKGMEGSSVSWD
- a CDS encoding molybdopterin-dependent oxidoreductase, giving the protein MKLRSTCPLDCPDACALLMTVEDGRVTKLEGNPGHPVTKGFACVKTVHYPARQNHKDRLRQPLKRLGDKGEGRFERVSWDEALDDVATRLGEVVRAHGGEAVLPYSYAGTMGLMERDHPLAFFRALGASELDWTICAATGAAGWEVNYGPGMLATDPEDLPHAEYVILWGINSLRSNVHLTPQLKAARRGGAHILHIDPYRNETSRFADEHWPVRVGTDAALALSMGHVILSEGLEDKAYLGRTANDLTAYRRACAEWPPERAGAFCGVPADSIVRAARDFAKAGAGYIRIGYGMSRNEGGGNATRAITLLPALTGAWRHRGGGGALSTSGAFALNTRRYAGAHLLRPGVRHLNQNKLASALELTENPVKALVVFNSNPAAVAPDSSRVRAGLAREDLFTVVLEHFQTDTADYADYLLPATTFLEHPDLYTAYGHYHLQWAEPVVAPLAEAKPNSWVFRELAKRLGLEDEALYWHAEEVARDLLDSDHPWLTGLSFERLREARSLKLALPEDFRPYASGSHYPDGKIRFSPPPRQLDFEERLSEHYPLRMITPPGSHLLNTSMGNIEALLKAAGGEPQVLVHPRDAARAGVQHGERCRLTSARGSILRKVIVSADTYEGCLIALGQWWPKLAPDGKSLNDLTSERLTDLGGGSTFGNMAVRVEPAQRLETAAD